The Stomoxys calcitrans chromosome 3, idStoCalc2.1, whole genome shotgun sequence genome includes a region encoding these proteins:
- the LOC106087696 gene encoding farnesyl pyrophosphate synthase-like: MPEILGHLTEALKYNLQKGIQNGKQQGHQLIVASYNNLMKNQEHKVENPKDAYIVGWCIELLHAAHIIYDDILDQSISRYGQPCWHQMKNIGLKVFNDAIIFDKSLFLLMRLHLGTKDYYAKLMELFQEVALVTSYGQHMDLTYSRLPPTEFNVDMYKTTTDTKVAYCGFYLPSVAAMYMAGIKNPLAYDFTRQISLDMGHLFQAQNDWMDCFGHPERTGKPSSDIEGGKCTWLATECMQRANPKQKQIMVECYGKKDSEKSQRVKDLYKTLDLPNVYAAFEKKTLEAIRKRIQQASKEVPGEVMLQTLNTIYQQAQYT; the protein is encoded by the exons ATGCCTGAGATTTTGGGGCATCTAACAGAG GCCTTAAAATATAATCTCCAAAAGGGCATACAAAATGGCAAACAACAGGGTCATCAACTCATTGTGGCCAGTTACAACAATCTGATGAAAAATCAAGAACACAAAGTGGAAAATCCAAAAGACGCCTATATTGTGGGCTGGTGCATAGAATTGTTGCATGCGGCCCACATAATATACGATGATATTTTAGATCAAagcatttcaagatatggtcagCCTTGttggcatcaaatgaaaaatattggcTTAAAAGTCTTTAATGATGCCATTATATTTGATAAATCACTTTTCCTTTTAATGCGTCTGCATCTGGGCACTAAGGATTACTATGCCAAACTGATGGAACTATTCCAGGAGGTGGCTTTGGTGACATCATATGGTCAACACATGGACTTGACATACTCTAGGCTACCGCCAACTGAATTCAATGTGGATATGTATAAAACCACAACAGACACTAAAGTGGCGTATTGTGGCTTTTACTTGCCATCTGTTGCGGCTATGTATATGGCGGG CATCAAAAATCCCCTAGCCTATGATTTTACCAGACAAATATCGCTAGATATGGGCCATCTATTTCAAGCTCAAAATGATTGGATGGATTGTTTTGGCCATCCCGAAAGAACGGGAAAGCCCTCATCCGACATTGAGGGTGGCAAATGCACTTGGCTGGCCACTGAGTGCATGCAGAGGGCTAATCCCAAGCAAAAGCAAATAATGGTGGAATGTTATGGGAAAAAAG ATTCCGAAAAATCCCAACGTGTTAAGGACCTCTATAAAACCTTAGACTTGCCCAATGTATATGCCGCCTTTGAGAAGAAGACTTTAGAGGCCATTCGAAAGAGAATACAGCAAGCGAGCAAGGAGGTGCCGGGAGAAGTTATGTTGCAGACATTGAATACGATTTATCAACAAGCCCAATACACTTAG
- the LOC106087718 gene encoding farnesyl pyrophosphate synthase-like produces MLQLGKSLRQIKNYKMLKPVLPNCFRWTWLKPQFGGLKMSYSTVTPQEIHLGQTELPDYIREPIQNVLNKHQLNSLSERIFMSLEYTLPRCKNQALLISLLTYKDLMESQGLKAVDLRRAQILGWCVELLHMSLLIFDDIMDHGTLRYGQLCWHKLEHIGMSGINDGLIIENIIYFVLHEYFGDKEYYVELCNLMREVTLITAYGQLMDLMVSQGSIALFTKEMFRDISDRKTALSAFYLPLALPMHLAGVKNPIAFKQTKKISLD; encoded by the exons ATGTTGCAACTTGGAAAAAGCTTGAggcaaattaaaaattataaaatgctAAAACCGGTTTTACCAAACTGTttcagatggacatggctaaagcCACAATTTGGAGGATTAAAAATGAGTTATTCCACGGTTACGCCTCAAGAAATTCATTTGGGACAAACAGAATTGCCAG ACTATATACGAGAACCCATACAAAATGTCCTAAACAAACACCAACTCAATTCTTTGTCGGAAAGGATTTTTATG AGCCTAGAATACACTTTGCCAAGGTGTAAAAATCAAGCCCTTCTCATATCATTGCTGACTTACAAAGATCTTATGGAGAGCCAAGGTCTCAAAGCAGTTGACTTAAGAAGGGCACAAATTCTGGGTTGGTGTGTTGAATTATTGCACATGTCATTGCTAATTTTTGATGATATAATGGATCATGGTACCCTAAGATATGGTCAGCTGTGTTGGCACAAACTTGAGCACATTGGGATGAGTGGCATAAATGATGGTCTAATTATTGAAAACATCATTTATTTTGTGCTGCATGAATATTTTGGCGACAAAGAATACTATGTGGAATTGTGCAACCTCATGAGAGAGGTGACATTGATAACGGCCTATGGGCAACTTATGGACTTGATGGTCTCACAAGGCTCCATCGCCTTGTTTACCAAGGAAATGTTTAGAGATATAAGCGATAGAAAAACCGCACTCAGCGCCTTCTATTTGCCTTTGGCTTTGCCCATGCATTTGGCGGG TGTTAAAAATCCCATTGCCTTTAAACAAACCAAAAAGATTTCATTGGATTGA